Proteins encoded together in one Juglans regia cultivar Chandler chromosome 9, Walnut 2.0, whole genome shotgun sequence window:
- the LOC108999528 gene encoding uncharacterized protein LOC108999528 isoform X2, translating into MAQQPFKQTNNDQVEPTLLTQPKQPNVHSPNSQTKKTLANPHLTKPKAPKKRKETPSGTIAHPLPSKQSSIQPTTQADTVGEDEISSNSPTLPNSGNQLLGDGTEASLVQPSKKTGANMWVSRMVSKKHRFSPYKLEDVEQQGGSIVVFFHSLG; encoded by the exons ATGGCCCAACAGCCTTTCAAACAGACCAACAATGATCAAGTGGAACCAACTTTGCTAACACAACCTAAGCAACCCAACGTTCATTCACCGAattcccaaacaaaaaaaaccctagccaaCCCTCACCTCACCAAGCCAAAAGCTCcaaagaagaggaaggaaaCCCCATCGGGCACCATAGCACATCctcttccatccaaacaaaGTAGCATTCAACCAACCACTCAAGCAGACACTGTTGGAGAAGATGAAATTTCAAGTAACAGCCCAACTCTCCCAAACTCTGGAAATCAGCTACTGGGTGATGGCACTGAAGCCTCCTTGGTTCAGCCAAGCAAGAAAACTGGTGCAAACATGTGGGTATCTCGAATGGTCTCAAAGAAGCACAGATTCTCCCCTTACAAGCTAGAAGATGTGGAACAACAAG GTGGATCGATCGTGGTGTTCTTCCACTCCCTTGGATGA
- the LOC108999528 gene encoding uncharacterized protein LOC108999528 isoform X1 has protein sequence MAQQPFKQTNNDQVEPTLLTQPKQPNVHSPNSQTKKTLANPHLTKPKAPKKRKETPSGTIAHPLPSKQSSIQPTTQADTVGEDEISSNSPTLPNSGNQLLGDGTEASLVQPSKKTGANMWVSRMVSKKHRFSPYKLEDVEQQGEAAAALLAIQEAHDRDLGKIFIQGDSKQVVQATNNAKQPTDWKM, from the exons ATGGCCCAACAGCCTTTCAAACAGACCAACAATGATCAAGTGGAACCAACTTTGCTAACACAACCTAAGCAACCCAACGTTCATTCACCGAattcccaaacaaaaaaaaccctagccaaCCCTCACCTCACCAAGCCAAAAGCTCcaaagaagaggaaggaaaCCCCATCGGGCACCATAGCACATCctcttccatccaaacaaaGTAGCATTCAACCAACCACTCAAGCAGACACTGTTGGAGAAGATGAAATTTCAAGTAACAGCCCAACTCTCCCAAACTCTGGAAATCAGCTACTGGGTGATGGCACTGAAGCCTCCTTGGTTCAGCCAAGCAAGAAAACTGGTGCAAACATGTGGGTATCTCGAATGGTCTCAAAGAAGCACAGATTCTCCCCTTACAAGCTAGAAGATGTGGAACAACAAG GTGAAGCCGCAGCAGCCCTGTTAGCAATTCAAGAAGCACATGACAGAGATCTAGGGAAAATCTTCATTCAAGGAGACTCAAAGCAGGTTGTTCAAGCCACAAATAATGCAAAGCAACCTACAGATTGGAAAATGTAA